From a single Meiothermus sp. Pnk-1 genomic region:
- a CDS encoding nuclease-related domain-containing protein — MSIRHGTAGKTLRNKLLILMAFLLIVGVGGYLLIRLFVPLLAPAAPILALFLVVRMLSSKEVSRTIRALGKGYLGEMTVGKHLEQLPTGWRVFHDLDLGGENVDHLVIGPAGIFNVEVKNYSGKVIATPRGLYNKGQRQDEVVKQAWRQSHRLREIFGVEVKPILVFVGDQLEGDRVGKLPVKRPDELLSYFKGLPKVWEYAEFIAVVRKAEQLVK, encoded by the coding sequence ATGTCCATTCGGCACGGAACCGCCGGGAAGACTTTGCGGAACAAGCTTTTGATCCTGATGGCCTTCCTTCTGATCGTAGGAGTGGGTGGATACCTCCTCATTCGGCTGTTCGTACCCCTCCTCGCTCCGGCAGCCCCAATCCTTGCACTGTTCCTCGTTGTCCGGATGCTCAGCAGCAAGGAAGTCTCCCGAACAATACGGGCCCTGGGGAAGGGGTACCTCGGGGAGATGACGGTAGGCAAGCACCTCGAGCAGCTCCCTACGGGGTGGCGCGTCTTTCACGATCTGGACTTGGGCGGCGAGAATGTGGACCACTTGGTGATAGGCCCAGCCGGAATATTCAACGTCGAGGTCAAGAACTACAGCGGTAAGGTAATTGCCACGCCCAGGGGTCTGTACAACAAAGGCCAGCGCCAGGATGAGGTGGTCAAGCAAGCCTGGCGGCAGTCACACAGGCTGAGGGAGATTTTTGGGGTGGAGGTGAAGCCGATTCTGGTATTTGTGGGCGATCAGCTCGAAGGCGATCGAGTCGGGAAACTCCCGGTCAAGCGCCCTGACGAACTCTTGTCCTACTTCAAGGGGCTGCCCAAGGTTTGGGAATACGCTGAATTCATAGCGGTGGTCCGAAAAGCGGAGCAGTTGGTTAAGTAG
- a CDS encoding DUF4442 domain-containing protein produces MTTVFPKAKAESWRTRLWRWGFNLFPAYRGTGGRVTYIAPDWKEVHVALPLNWCTRNYVGTIFGGSLYGAIDPIYMLMLIQLLGPDYIVWDKAATIRFRKPGKSTLYARFVLTEEELGTIRTLTAQNPSVDRVYPVDLVDKDGVVHASFEKTLYIRRKTKEPR; encoded by the coding sequence ATGACCACGGTTTTTCCCAAGGCCAAGGCCGAGTCCTGGCGCACCCGCCTGTGGCGCTGGGGCTTCAACCTGTTCCCGGCCTACCGGGGCACCGGCGGGCGGGTGACCTACATCGCCCCCGACTGGAAGGAGGTTCACGTGGCGCTGCCGCTCAACTGGTGCACGCGCAATTATGTGGGCACAATCTTCGGGGGAAGCCTGTACGGCGCCATCGACCCCATCTACATGCTCATGCTCATCCAGCTGCTGGGACCCGACTACATCGTGTGGGACAAGGCGGCCACCATCCGCTTCCGCAAGCCAGGGAAATCGACGCTCTACGCCCGCTTCGTGCTCACCGAAGAGGAGTTGGGGACCATCCGTACCCTCACCGCGCAGAACCCCTCGGTGGACCGGGTCTACCCGGTGGATCTGGTGGACAAGGACGGCGTGGTTCACGCCTCCTTCGAAAAAACCCTCTACATCCGTAGGAAGACAAAGGAGCCAAGATGA
- a CDS encoding thiolase family protein, translating to MKEAVIVSAVRSAVGRGKSDGALASVHPIDLSATVMRAAVEKAGVAPEVVEDVQWGCAMPEASQGLNIARLALLRAGFPVEVTGATINRFCSSGLQSIAYGAQAILSGMNEVVLAGGVEMMSQVPMSGYHTQLHPELTEAYIGMGFTAERVAQRWGVTREDQDAWAYGSHQKALKAQAEGKFEGEIVPVAVKRVSWKGAKKQVEETYFAKDEIPRADTSLERLAKLKPAFKEGGTVTAGNASPYSDGAAAVLLMSREKADELGLKPLARFVSFATGGVDPDIMGVGPIKAVPKALAKAGIGLEDIKLIEFNEAFAAQVLAVMRELGFNPEIVNVNGGAIALGHPLGATGAKLTTQLIHELGRRGGGLGLVTMCIGGGMGAAGVFEVYPKG from the coding sequence ATGAAAGAAGCCGTGATCGTCAGTGCAGTCCGCAGCGCCGTAGGGCGCGGCAAGAGCGATGGGGCGCTGGCCAGCGTTCACCCCATCGACCTCTCGGCCACCGTGATGCGAGCCGCCGTCGAAAAAGCCGGGGTAGCCCCCGAGGTCGTCGAGGATGTGCAGTGGGGCTGTGCGATGCCCGAGGCCAGCCAGGGCCTCAACATCGCCCGTCTGGCGCTGCTGCGCGCCGGGTTCCCGGTCGAGGTCACCGGGGCCACCATCAACCGCTTTTGCTCCTCGGGCCTGCAGAGCATCGCCTACGGGGCGCAGGCCATCCTCTCGGGCATGAACGAGGTGGTGCTGGCCGGGGGGGTGGAGATGATGAGCCAGGTGCCCATGTCGGGCTACCACACCCAGCTTCACCCCGAGCTGACCGAGGCTTACATCGGCATGGGTTTCACCGCCGAGCGGGTAGCCCAGCGCTGGGGGGTGACCCGCGAGGACCAGGACGCCTGGGCCTACGGCTCGCACCAGAAGGCCCTCAAGGCGCAGGCCGAGGGCAAGTTCGAGGGGGAGATCGTGCCGGTGGCGGTGAAACGGGTGAGCTGGAAGGGAGCCAAGAAGCAGGTCGAGGAGACCTACTTCGCCAAGGACGAGATCCCCCGCGCGGATACCAGCCTCGAGCGCCTGGCCAAGCTCAAGCCGGCCTTCAAGGAGGGCGGCACCGTGACCGCCGGCAACGCCTCGCCCTACTCCGACGGGGCCGCCGCGGTGCTCTTGATGAGCCGCGAGAAGGCCGATGAGCTGGGGCTCAAGCCGCTGGCCCGCTTCGTGAGCTTCGCTACCGGGGGCGTAGACCCCGACATCATGGGCGTGGGGCCGATCAAGGCCGTGCCCAAGGCGCTGGCCAAGGCCGGCATCGGGCTCGAGGACATCAAGCTCATCGAGTTCAACGAGGCCTTCGCTGCACAGGTGCTGGCGGTGATGCGCGAGCTCGGCTTCAACCCCGAGATCGTCAACGTCAACGGCGGGGCCATCGCGCTGGGCCACCCCCTGGGGGCGACGGGGGCCAAGCTCACCACCCAGCTCATCCATGAACTCGGGCGGCGCGGCGGCGGGCTGGGCCTGGTGACGATGTGCATCGGCGGGGGGATGGGGGCGGCGGGGGTGTTTGAGGTCTACCCGAAGGGGTAG
- a CDS encoding multidrug efflux SMR transporter, translated as MAWVLLLIAGLLETAWAIGLKYTEGFTRFWPSVFTGVAILGSMYLLSLAARTLPIGTAYAVWVGIGALGAAVLGIVLFQETLSLARALFLILLLASIVGLKLTAGSPA; from the coding sequence ATGGCATGGGTGTTATTGCTCATCGCAGGGCTTTTGGAGACCGCTTGGGCCATCGGGCTCAAGTACACCGAGGGCTTCACCCGCTTCTGGCCGAGCGTATTCACGGGGGTAGCCATCCTGGGTAGCATGTACTTGTTGTCGCTGGCCGCTCGGACGCTTCCCATCGGGACTGCATACGCCGTCTGGGTAGGGATTGGAGCCCTGGGGGCGGCGGTGCTGGGGATTGTCCTCTTCCAGGAGACGCTTTCCCTGGCCCGGGCCCTGTTCCTCATTTTGTTGCTGGCCTCGATCGTGGGGCTCAAGTTGACCGCGGGGAGCCCTGCATGA
- a CDS encoding adenosine-specific kinase has protein sequence MELQVVKIEKPDNLNVILGQSHFIKTVEDLHEAMVTAVPGIKFGLAFCEASGKRLVRKTGTAPELVELAAKNAYSIGAGHCFVIVLGEGFFPINVLHAIKACPEVVRIFAATANPLAVIVAEQEDQRGVLGVLDGHKPLGVEAEEDIAWRKDLLRKLGYKLG, from the coding sequence ATGGAACTGCAAGTGGTGAAAATCGAAAAACCCGATAACCTCAACGTCATTCTGGGGCAATCGCACTTCATCAAGACCGTAGAGGACCTGCACGAGGCTATGGTCACGGCGGTTCCGGGAATCAAGTTTGGCCTGGCTTTCTGCGAGGCCTCGGGGAAGCGGCTCGTTCGCAAGACCGGCACCGCCCCCGAGCTGGTAGAGTTGGCGGCCAAGAATGCCTACAGCATCGGAGCCGGGCATTGCTTCGTCATCGTGTTGGGGGAGGGGTTTTTCCCGATCAATGTGCTTCACGCGATCAAGGCTTGCCCGGAGGTGGTGCGGATCTTTGCCGCCACCGCCAACCCGCTCGCGGTAATTGTGGCCGAGCAGGAGGACCAGCGGGGGGTTTTGGGGGTGCTCGATGGGCATAAGCCGTTAGGGGTGGAGGCCGAGGAAGATATCGCCTGGCGCAAGGACCTGCTGCGCAAGTTGGGGTACAAACTCGGGTAG
- a CDS encoding acyl-CoA dehydrogenase family protein — MIADRKLVKKGGGWLLERPEGIFTPEDFDEVTREIIKTTRTFVEREYRPVAERLEHGELELNVPLIRKAGEQGLLGIEVPEEYGGLDLPKTISTVVAEALSPTGGFSVTYGAHTSIGTLPLVYFGTPEQKAKYLPKLASGEWIAAYCLTEPQSGSDAMGAKTRAELSEDGKHYILNGTKMWISNAGFAHLFTVFAKTKEGLTAFLVERDTPGLRFGGEEKKMGIKASSTRQVFFEDVRVPVENVLGELGKGHKIAFNVLNVGRYKLGAGAIGGAKEALELSAKYAKERIAFGHPIAHFGLIQHKLAEMAARIFAGESAVYRTMGLIDEALEGKTGAEAVLAGIEEYAIEASIIKVLGSEILDYCVDEGVQIHGGYGYSAEYPIERAYRDSRINRIFEGTNEINRLLIPGMLLRRAMKGELPLVDAATKLQKELMEPSFDQPDDLELAQIENLKKLVLMTSGLAALKYTTKLEEEQEILATAADILIDIYAAESMLLRSRRLGGGVYADMTTLYLYQALDRAQAAVLGVLPRLAEGDELRGMASAVRRLTKHEPTDLVELRRRIAQKVLEAEGYPQPRA; from the coding sequence ATGATCGCAGATCGCAAGTTGGTGAAAAAGGGCGGTGGCTGGCTGCTGGAGAGGCCCGAAGGCATTTTCACCCCTGAGGACTTTGACGAGGTGACGCGGGAGATCATCAAGACCACCCGTACCTTTGTCGAGCGCGAGTACCGGCCGGTAGCCGAGCGCCTCGAGCACGGCGAGCTCGAGCTCAACGTCCCCCTGATACGCAAGGCCGGCGAGCAGGGCCTGTTGGGCATCGAGGTGCCCGAGGAGTACGGCGGCCTGGACCTTCCCAAGACCATCTCCACCGTGGTGGCGGAGGCGCTCTCGCCTACCGGCGGCTTCAGCGTGACCTATGGGGCCCACACCTCTATCGGCACCCTCCCCCTGGTCTACTTCGGCACCCCCGAGCAGAAGGCCAAGTACCTCCCCAAGCTGGCCAGCGGCGAGTGGATCGCCGCCTACTGCCTCACCGAGCCGCAATCCGGCTCCGATGCGATGGGAGCCAAAACCCGTGCCGAACTCAGCGAGGACGGCAAGCACTACATCCTCAACGGCACCAAGATGTGGATTTCCAACGCCGGTTTCGCCCACCTCTTCACCGTATTTGCCAAGACCAAAGAGGGGCTCACCGCCTTCTTGGTCGAGCGGGACACGCCGGGGCTGCGCTTCGGAGGCGAGGAGAAGAAGATGGGCATCAAGGCCTCGAGCACCCGCCAGGTCTTCTTCGAGGATGTACGGGTTCCTGTCGAGAACGTGCTGGGTGAGCTGGGCAAGGGGCACAAAATCGCCTTCAACGTGCTCAACGTGGGCCGCTACAAGCTGGGGGCGGGGGCCATCGGCGGAGCCAAGGAGGCCCTGGAGCTTTCCGCCAAGTACGCCAAAGAGCGGATCGCTTTCGGTCATCCTATCGCCCACTTCGGCCTCATCCAGCACAAGCTCGCCGAAATGGCCGCGCGCATTTTCGCCGGAGAAAGCGCCGTCTACCGCACTATGGGGCTGATCGACGAGGCCTTGGAGGGCAAAACCGGGGCCGAGGCGGTGCTGGCGGGTATCGAGGAATATGCCATTGAGGCCAGCATCATCAAGGTGTTGGGTTCAGAGATCCTCGACTACTGCGTGGACGAGGGGGTGCAGATCCACGGTGGCTACGGCTACAGCGCCGAGTACCCCATCGAGCGGGCCTACCGCGACAGCCGGATCAACCGCATCTTCGAGGGCACCAACGAGATCAATCGCCTCTTGATCCCCGGCATGCTACTGAGGCGGGCCATGAAGGGCGAGCTGCCGCTGGTAGACGCCGCCACGAAGCTGCAAAAGGAACTCATGGAGCCCTCTTTCGACCAGCCCGATGACCTCGAGCTCGCCCAGATCGAAAACCTCAAGAAGCTGGTGCTGATGACGAGCGGCTTGGCGGCCTTGAAGTACACCACCAAGCTCGAGGAGGAGCAGGAGATCCTGGCCACCGCTGCCGACATCCTCATCGACATCTACGCCGCCGAGTCCATGCTGCTGCGCTCGCGCCGCTTAGGGGGTGGGGTCTACGCCGACATGACCACCCTCTACCTCTACCAGGCCCTCGACCGCGCCCAGGCGGCTGTCCTCGGCGTACTGCCCCGCCTGGCCGAGGGCGACGAGCTGCGGGGGATGGCCTCTGCCGTGCGCCGCCTGACCAAGCACGAGCCCACCGACCTCGTGGAGCTGCGCCGCCGCATCGCCCAGAAGGTGCTCGAGGCTGAGGGTTATCCGCAGCCCAGAGCTTGA
- the proC gene encoding pyrroline-5-carboxylate reductase produces the protein MRLAIVGVGKMGRSILEGILKAEFLAPQEVGIVDVKEYAQGIAAQYGVRVLTHPELRMAERVLLSVQPKDLPTVAPQVTHPNIGYISIMAGVSTRLLAERLGTRRVVRAMPNLAATIGKSSTAVVGPREAEEAGDLEFARQLFATVGDVYDLPERLFDAFTGMSASAPAYVAVVAEALADGGVKMGIPRAQALKLAADVLIATGELLRHKHPAVIKDEVSSPGGTTIYGVAALEARGIRAALIEAVQAATLRAHELGREE, from the coding sequence ATGCGCTTGGCAATTGTGGGCGTAGGCAAGATGGGCCGAAGCATCCTCGAGGGCATCCTCAAAGCGGAGTTTCTAGCCCCCCAAGAAGTGGGCATAGTAGATGTAAAGGAATATGCGCAAGGGATAGCGGCGCAGTACGGGGTGAGGGTCCTCACCCATCCCGAGCTGCGTATGGCCGAGCGGGTCTTGCTCAGCGTGCAGCCCAAAGACCTGCCTACCGTGGCTCCCCAGGTCACCCATCCCAACATCGGGTACATCTCGATCATGGCCGGGGTCTCGACCCGCCTGCTGGCGGAGCGTTTAGGGACCCGGCGGGTGGTACGGGCGATGCCCAATCTGGCCGCCACTATCGGCAAAAGCTCGACCGCAGTGGTCGGTCCCCGTGAGGCAGAGGAGGCGGGGGACCTCGAGTTTGCCCGGCAACTCTTCGCCACCGTAGGGGATGTCTATGACCTTCCCGAGCGCCTATTTGATGCCTTTACCGGAATGTCGGCGTCGGCCCCGGCTTACGTGGCGGTGGTCGCCGAAGCCCTGGCCGATGGCGGGGTGAAGATGGGGATTCCCCGCGCCCAGGCCCTCAAGCTGGCCGCAGATGTGTTGATTGCTACCGGAGAGCTCCTGCGGCACAAGCATCCAGCGGTGATCAAGGACGAAGTGAGCAGCCCCGGCGGGACCACCATCTATGGGGTAGCGGCGCTCGAGGCCCGCGGGATCCGCGCAGCCCTCATCGAAGCCGTCCAAGCCGCCACGCTGCGCGCCCACGAGTTGGGGCGAGAGGAATAA
- a CDS encoding Uma2 family endonuclease → MARQNPVRQATFEEYLEFEQHSQVRHEFVDGYLFAMAGGTDFHNRISGRLYRLILDAAETADCDLFINDMILQTPSGRGYYPDLFLTCEERSDGSRFKRFPCWIIEVLSESTEAIDRGEKLHSYKAIPSLNAYILVSQDQRLVEVYRRLEDGTWRYETLEGNDVLELPCLELKVGLEEIYRGVGLA, encoded by the coding sequence ATGGCCCGCCAGAACCCCGTCCGACAAGCCACTTTCGAGGAGTATCTGGAGTTTGAGCAGCACTCGCAGGTGCGCCACGAATTCGTGGATGGCTACCTGTTCGCCATGGCCGGCGGAACGGATTTCCACAACCGCATCAGCGGTCGTCTCTACCGCCTGATTCTGGATGCCGCCGAAACCGCGGACTGTGACCTGTTCATCAACGACATGATCCTGCAAACCCCTAGTGGAAGGGGATACTACCCTGATCTCTTCCTCACTTGTGAGGAGAGAAGCGATGGTTCACGGTTCAAGCGCTTCCCCTGCTGGATCATCGAGGTATTGTCGGAATCGACGGAAGCCATCGACCGGGGCGAGAAACTGCACAGCTACAAGGCCATCCCCAGCCTCAACGCCTACATCCTGGTCTCTCAAGACCAGCGGCTCGTCGAGGTTTACCGCCGCCTGGAAGACGGCACCTGGCGCTACGAAACCCTCGAGGGCAACGACGTTCTCGAGCTGCCCTGCCTCGAGCTAAAGGTGGGGCTCGAGGAGATTTACCGGGGCGTGGGCCTTGCCTGA
- the rpiA gene encoding ribose-5-phosphate isomerase RpiA, which translates to MNDLERYKRQAALEAVRQVRSGMVVGLGTGSTARYAVMELGRRIREGEVEHIRAVPTSEATALLARDAGIELVELGPEGVDLAIDGADEVAPDLALIKGLGGALLREKIVESNARRFLVVADYTKRVEQLGRGVVPVEIVPFGYRATLARLAQLGEPSLRMAGEEPFYSDGGNLIVDVRFGPISDPRGLEARLKSIPGVVESGLFVGIATEAILAGPDGVQVLGRGGV; encoded by the coding sequence ATGAACGACCTCGAGAGATACAAACGCCAAGCCGCCCTCGAAGCGGTCAGGCAGGTCCGATCCGGAATGGTGGTCGGCCTGGGAACCGGCTCTACGGCCAGGTATGCGGTGATGGAGCTGGGCCGCCGGATCCGAGAGGGGGAGGTGGAGCACATCCGGGCCGTGCCGACCTCCGAGGCCACCGCCCTGCTGGCCCGGGACGCCGGGATTGAGCTGGTGGAGCTAGGGCCGGAGGGGGTAGACCTGGCGATCGACGGCGCGGACGAGGTAGCCCCCGATCTGGCCCTCATCAAAGGGCTGGGTGGGGCGCTGCTGCGGGAGAAGATCGTCGAGTCCAACGCCCGGCGCTTCCTCGTGGTGGCCGACTATACCAAGCGGGTCGAGCAACTCGGGCGGGGGGTGGTTCCGGTCGAGATCGTGCCCTTCGGTTACCGGGCCACCCTCGCCAGGCTGGCGCAGCTGGGTGAGCCTAGCTTGCGGATGGCGGGGGAGGAGCCTTTCTACAGCGATGGGGGCAACCTGATCGTGGATGTTCGTTTTGGCCCCATTTCGGATCCTCGAGGGCTCGAGGCCCGCCTCAAATCCATCCCTGGTGTGGTGGAATCCGGGCTATTTGTAGGGATCGCTACCGAAGCGATTTTGGCGGGGCCGGACGGGGTGCAGGTGTTGGGCAGAGGAGGGGTATAG
- the bcp gene encoding thioredoxin-dependent thiol peroxidase encodes MVHIGEQAPAFSLPDQEGKLHNLADYRGKWVVLYFYPKDDTPGCTKEACNFRDEKGRLEEMGAVVLGVSADDLESHGKFHAKYALNFPLLSDPGAEVIKAYGAWGVKNLYGREYEGVLRQTFLIDPQGKVAKVWEKVRPDEHALEVAEALRELQKA; translated from the coding sequence ATGGTGCACATCGGCGAACAGGCTCCTGCGTTTTCCCTTCCTGACCAAGAAGGAAAGCTACATAACCTTGCGGATTATCGCGGTAAATGGGTGGTGCTCTACTTCTACCCCAAGGACGACACCCCTGGCTGCACCAAGGAAGCCTGCAACTTCCGCGACGAGAAGGGGAGGCTAGAAGAGATGGGTGCGGTGGTACTTGGGGTCTCTGCCGATGACCTCGAGAGCCACGGGAAGTTCCACGCCAAGTATGCCCTCAACTTTCCCTTGCTCTCCGATCCCGGCGCTGAGGTCATCAAAGCGTATGGCGCCTGGGGGGTGAAGAACCTCTACGGCCGGGAGTATGAGGGCGTGCTGCGCCAGACTTTTCTGATCGACCCCCAGGGCAAGGTCGCTAAAGTCTGGGAGAAAGTCCGGCCTGATGAACACGCCCTCGAGGTCGCCGAGGCGCTACGCGAATTGCAGAAGGCCTAA
- the metG gene encoding methionine--tRNA ligase, whose amino-acid sequence MSRVFYITTAIDYANAAPHIGHVYEKILADFLARWHRLDGYQTYFLTGTDEHGEKIARAAAKAGKSPKEFVDELAEGSFRALYDRLQISYDDFIRTTQERHKRYVQEVLQKVYDAGDIYYAEYEGLYSVGSERFVTEKELVDGIFPGDSEPPVLRREANYFFRMEKYRPWLLEYLQNNPDFIQPAGYRNEVLEMLKEPIGDLSISRPKERVPWGIPIPWDENHVTYVWFDALLNYISALVSKGLFEPYWRHCWHVIGKDILKPHAVFWPTMLKAAGLPLYERLVVHGHILALDGRKMGKSLGNAIDPVEMLEKYGVDALHYALLRDTTLAADSPFGEAVIVSRLNSDLANDLGNLLSRVRTMLLKYCGGVLPEPSGAGSDIAREGVSLAAKVRPLIRELRFNLALEEILQYVRSLNKYVNDQKPWELARDDSRRKTLEEVLYTVVEGLRIASVLLEAAIPNKAKELRRALGLGDYTVAESEVWGLSPAGTRIPAEAPILFPKLEATPQGAERPADKPAAGLEPSLQPPAKGDDPEGTNGLISIEDFARIELRVAEVVKAEKHPRADRLLVLTLNVGDHTRQVVSGIAQFYTPESLVGKKLVLVANLKPATLRGVESQGMILAGEDAQGRIVVVTPEADLPPGAKVR is encoded by the coding sequence ATGAGCAGGGTTTTTTACATCACCACCGCGATCGATTATGCCAACGCAGCCCCCCACATCGGCCACGTCTACGAGAAAATCCTGGCCGACTTTCTGGCCCGGTGGCACCGACTGGACGGCTACCAGACCTACTTTCTAACCGGAACCGACGAGCACGGCGAGAAGATCGCCCGCGCGGCGGCCAAGGCCGGGAAGAGCCCCAAGGAGTTCGTAGACGAGCTTGCCGAGGGCAGCTTCCGTGCGCTCTACGACCGTCTGCAGATCAGCTATGACGACTTCATCCGCACCACCCAGGAGCGGCACAAGCGCTACGTGCAGGAGGTGCTGCAAAAAGTCTACGACGCGGGCGACATCTACTACGCTGAGTACGAGGGGCTCTACTCGGTGGGTTCCGAGCGCTTCGTGACCGAGAAGGAGCTGGTGGACGGGATTTTCCCCGGCGACTCCGAGCCGCCGGTGCTGCGCCGGGAGGCCAACTACTTCTTCCGCATGGAGAAGTACCGCCCTTGGCTCTTGGAGTACCTGCAGAACAACCCCGACTTCATCCAGCCCGCCGGCTACCGCAACGAGGTGCTGGAGATGCTCAAGGAGCCCATCGGTGACCTCTCCATCTCGAGGCCCAAGGAGCGGGTGCCCTGGGGTATTCCCATCCCCTGGGATGAGAACCACGTCACCTATGTGTGGTTCGATGCCCTGCTCAACTACATCTCGGCCTTGGTCAGCAAGGGCCTCTTCGAACCCTACTGGCGGCACTGTTGGCACGTGATCGGCAAGGACATCCTAAAGCCCCACGCGGTCTTCTGGCCCACCATGCTCAAGGCCGCCGGGCTGCCGCTGTACGAAAGGCTGGTGGTTCACGGGCATATCCTGGCCCTCGACGGGCGCAAGATGGGCAAGAGCTTGGGCAACGCCATCGACCCGGTGGAGATGCTCGAGAAGTACGGGGTAGATGCCCTGCATTACGCCCTCTTGCGCGACACTACCCTGGCCGCCGACAGCCCCTTTGGGGAGGCGGTGATCGTCTCGCGGCTCAACTCCGATCTGGCCAACGACTTGGGCAACCTGCTTTCGAGGGTACGCACCATGCTGCTGAAGTACTGCGGGGGAGTGTTACCCGAGCCCTCCGGGGCAGGCTCCGATATTGCCCGAGAAGGCGTGAGCTTAGCGGCTAAGGTCCGCCCCCTGATCCGCGAGCTGCGCTTTAACCTGGCGCTCGAGGAAATCCTACAGTACGTGCGCAGCCTCAATAAGTACGTCAACGACCAGAAACCTTGGGAGCTGGCCCGGGATGATTCACGCCGGAAAACCCTGGAGGAGGTGCTTTATACCGTGGTCGAGGGGTTGCGCATTGCCAGCGTCTTGCTCGAGGCGGCTATCCCCAACAAGGCCAAGGAGCTGCGCCGGGCGCTGGGGTTGGGGGATTACACCGTGGCCGAGAGCGAAGTTTGGGGACTTTCGCCCGCCGGTACCCGCATCCCTGCGGAGGCGCCCATCCTGTTTCCCAAGCTCGAGGCCACGCCGCAAGGCGCTGAACGCCCAGCGGATAAACCCGCCGCGGGGCTCGAGCCTTCGCTTCAGCCGCCAGCAAAGGGGGATGACCCGGAGGGGACCAACGGCCTTATCTCCATCGAGGACTTTGCCCGCATCGAGCTGCGGGTAGCCGAGGTGGTCAAGGCCGAGAAGCATCCTAGGGCCGATAGGCTGCTGGTGCTCACGCTGAACGTGGGCGACCACACCCGGCAGGTGGTCTCGGGGATCGCCCAGTTCTACACCCCCGAAAGCCTGGTGGGGAAGAAGCTGGTGCTGGTGGCCAACCTTAAGCCGGCGACCTTGCGTGGGGTGGAGTCCCAGGGGATGATCCTGGCCGGTGAGGATGCCCAGGGCCGCATCGTGGTGGTCACCCCGGAGGCTGACTTGCCGCCGGGCGCCAAGGTTCGCTAG